The region AAAAGTAAAAAGGTAAAATGACCTTTTTCACACTGGCACCTTGAAAGGTTAAAAATTTTTTGCTTTAAATTCTTCAAACTTTTTGTAAAAAGGTCAAAAATTAACTGTAAAAAAAAGCATGAAATCTGGcataaatttgatgaagaacttgTATTCTAATAATTAACCCTCATAGCATTCATTGATCATCGAATTCAAAGTGCAAACCTAAACAGAAAAGAGAATTCAAAACCACACCATCCTTGCACTCAAACATTCGAAAACACAGTGAAATTAGGCTTGAAATAATatcagaaaaaaaacaaagaaaaacggaaaaaaaaaacatttaaaaaaacatgaaaagtgaaaacgggcataattttaattcaaagaaattatCCCAGTCGGAACTCAGTGATCACTGAATTCATGGTATAAGCTCAAACAAAAAAGGGAATTATAAACCCCCCACCATTCTTTTTCACAAATCATCCAAAACACAGTGAAACTAAGCCGAAAATGCTTGAAATCCGAGATCAAACATCGAAAAAAGAAAGCAATTAAACCGAAAAACTAGGGTTTACCACTCTTTCCCACATGAAGCTCACTCGAGATGAGAAAAGGGGTGTGACCACATACCTCCATTTCTCTATACGTCTAGTATGGAAAAGATCGACGAGGTTCAAGATCCAAGATCGAAGACAAAGGAgaattgaaaccctaaaaatCGTTTCTTGGACGCGCCAGAGATTTGAATCTGATTCGTTTCGCTGTCACTGATGTGAAATGAGAGCAGAGCAAAAACACTAATATAGGAGCGTTTTTATCCATTGCCCCCTGGAAACTTCATTAATTGTATATTAGTCCTAGAGTTTACAGAATTCCTTATTAGCCCTTTGATTAGTTTTCTATTTCAGTAAAGTTCCGGACCCAATATTAGATCATTTTTTATCCGTTGCTCCTTGGTTTTGCAAAATTCATTATTaactctttgtttattttttttatggatgaaGTCCCGCACTAATGTGggagagtttttattttttgcagttggcatttcattaattatttattgctccttgattttacaaaatttattattaatcctttgtttaatttttatttgagtgAAATCCCTGCACCAATATGGGAGCGTTTTTATTTATTGCCCGTTGgcatttcattaattatttcttgCTCCttgatttttacaaaaattcattattagccctttgtttaattttctatttgagTGAAGTCTTGGCACAACGGTTCTGGATTAGTGAGATAAAATGACCTTATTGACATCCATTTAGCttctctttaattttaaaattaaaattgaaaacgcatatttaaataattaaatatgataaacacATAACTTTAGTACAACTTTttataagaatattttttttgttctccaCTCAATTTCTAAATCAGCTCCTTTTTGATGTATAAAACTGGCAAAAGATATACTATAAAAAATGTGTTTTAAGTCAAAGGAGGAATAAATTAttacttttaataaaataaattaaaataaaacaatgagaTTTGAAACCTATCTTTAGAACTATATCTTGAAATTGTTAGAGAGATTAttcattaattgaatttaattaaatatcagcTTTTTCGTAAAGCTAggttttttattagtttatttgaaTAACAATTTATTAAGTGAATCTacttagattttttaaaaagtctATATCTGTGTTAAATGTTTGAATCCTACTGAGAAAACAAGTTCAAATCTCAAGTAAAACAAACCGAAACCATTtgttacattttaattttatatatacacatgttatattatagtattaaaaatcattttttttcatatttatattttccaaatattcaataaaattatatatatatatatatatatatatatatatatatatataattgtccaTTCTAATTCATTGTTGATGTGCCTCAATGCACATGGATGCCATACCaccttgttaaaaaaaattaaaaattttaaaaaaattaaaaatgccaCATGATTAGTTGAGTTGAAcatggataaaaaataaatgaagtttGGACCTCCTGGTTGAGGTCCTCTAATGCTAATCTTCGTACTTTCTCAGACCTCCTATCTAAAGCTTTATTCTAAAATATCTGAATTGAGAGAAAAAATCGGATTTTTCATTTACatgttgcatttttatttttggttattgGTAAAATTATTCTTATACTTCTTAATTGGATCTCTTCAACTAGGGACCCCTCCAAATTTCTCAAACTCAACATAGAAGCTCAGGTGTTCTCTTTCGTTTTTGAATGAGCGGCAGATGGAGCATGTCAACACCACATCACCGGCGCTTCACTCTCATGAGTAGTTGCCTTTTCTTGGGCACACAAGTAGGGTTGTGTCTCTTTTAGGCAGACTTCACTATCTCGTCTGAGGCTTGCGTTccgttcttgtttttttttactttttgttgtttttctatttttatgtaTCACCTAtagtgatgttttttttttatcgcTTTTTTAGTTTgcaataaattatgatttatattcttttattttaaaaaaaacaaatggaggtgagtaaataaataaataagatatttttttcacatatatcCACATCATCAATTTGGGGAACAGAAagttaaaaattatatgtttttaatctAAGAAGACAAAGCACACCAGTCAATTACCCCACCAACCCAccataaaaactttttaaaaaaatatatttcaatttaTGCCACTATCACTGTatcttgaatttaaaattatactaaaaactcaaattacaattaaaatttcataaaatcatGGTCTCACCAAACAGACATCCGGAGAACATATGTAAATACACTCTCTGTCctaatatttttcttgtagcacttcattctctcttaaaaaaaaaactttttttttaaatagaaatctttctCTCATCCGAgaccaaataatataaataataacaaataattaatattactaTGTATGAAGGAATTAAATCAAGAAACGTTACcataaataagagagaaaaaaaattaccctacATCAAAGtcatgtctatatatatatatatattatgtacttggtttcaaaaataaagagtgAGTTATAAACActtgtaatgatttttttttaatagtgaaAATATGTAGTAATTCTATGGAGTATGGACATAGTATATATTGGATAAATAATGTACAtgtggaattttttattttattctttgacTTATATCTTATGAAAGGCTTGACATTGTCTTCATTTTATACACTAACGTTTAGCCCTCCGATGTTGAATAACTCGAACTGACTCATTATGATCGACAATATTCGTTAAAAATATTGCAATcatgactttttttttcaaacaaaaattaaaactaatttttttaataattgaacaAGTCATTACTCTGATTTTTTACGTGAGAACTTTACCAACTTGGTCATTATAGTGGTGGTTGCTCTCATTGTGGagataattaaaactaaaacagatttaaaaaataaaatagactgGTAGTTGATGCCATAAATTAAAGATGTCTTTTGTATACTTTCAATTTCTTTAcgtaaaaaaattcttaattgtgataatgttaaatatgacatctttcatatttttactatttgttaaacaattaaaagataagattaTGATTTCAAGCATAATTCAGATTCCAAAAGTGCACCATCACCAAATATATCCATCCATCTTAATTTTctctatataaaaataaaatgaagctTAAATCAACACACTATTTAACACCTCTTATCATTATCATCATAGTGAATGTACTACATCTTTGATAAACCAACAAACACCTCAAGAACTCACGTACATTTCACGTGTCCCTAACTACCTTTGTCTACAACTCATTcatcctcaagaaaaaaaccaGAGCATGTACGTCTGTAAACAaacagaaatataaaatatatatctacccaaattattaatcaattttttcaataataacaatactaataatactactaataataataattttttatttggacTAAACAAGAACCTTAGTCCAAAAACCCAAGAACTAATTCTAAGCCTTCGTGCAAGGTGAGGGTTTCAAGTATGTTGAGATTATCGCACCCTGATCTCGGGGTGTGGCTTGtccattttctaaataaaaaatatatatatatatatatatattaataaaaattaagagcCCCAAGCCCAAAGACATTGATCATACTCAACATCATCAAAATCAGCCACCCCATCTCCACCTCCACGACAGGCGGCGCAAGCAACAGAGCCTCGGCGAGCTCCGCCCACATCTTCGGGTGAATCAAGCCCAAGTTCCTCAGACCCAAGCCCTTTGACTCAACCTCTTCAAAGCCGGCAAACTACCACTCCCTCTCCTCACCATCTCCGGCCACCTCCCAACCATCCCCGCCGCCTCCACCGCCGCCACTCTTATCTCCTCCGCTTCCTCACTTCTCGGTCTAGGAAACTCATTCACTAACTCCGGGAAATTTAGCAGCCCTTCTTTACCTCTCAACTTATAACACGCCACGTCGTAAGCCGCCGCTGCCATTTCCGGCGACTGGAAGCTCCCTAACCATATCCTTGTCTTCTTTCCTGGTTCTCTTATCTCTGAAACCCATTTCCCCCACTTCCTCTTTCTTACTCCTCTATAACTCACTGATTTTTCCATATATAATGACTTCCttacttcttttccttttgatttgTTCTTATGAtcgaagtatatatatatatatatatatatatatatatgaagagagagagagagagagagagaggaggggtTTCCGAGTAGTTTACGTGTGGGATTATGCATGGGGATTGAAAGGAAGTCCGCGTGGGGACGATGAGCACGTGCGGATTGGCTGTCGTGCCGGTGATCCGTAACACGTGGCAACCAGTACCGTACGTTCCTGTGTACTTGTTTTCTGTGGTGGGACGTGCATGCATAGGTTGGTAACTTGAGTTATTTTATTGCGTTTGTTTTGGAGTGGTAAATGCATTGCTAGCTTTGCTTTGTACTAACTTGGTCGTTTCTTAAAATGGGAAATGtataaaaagtattaaaaactataataaaaccATTTTAATGCTCGTGTATATGTGTACTAGTTTTTTATGTGTGATGGTAGACTAAAGAGTTTGTGTGGCATATGATTGAATGTACTGTcctgtgttatatatatatatatatatatatatcatttataatactataaatatatatatattgaaattttaaattaaaaataatataatgtgTATAGATTACTGACTTAGAGTCCATCCTTACCTTAATTCGGGTTATAATATGCATGGAGAAAAAGTTCACttgttatatatgttttgaatgattgaaattaatattataaatgtgACCTCTAATCAGGAAGAGGCATGGTCTGACTGGACTATCAATAGAATCTCCGGTTCTTAGGGTCTGAGAAACCTTTTCATTCGTGAGATTCAGTGAGATATTTTGTTTGAACGGGAAAAGCCCACATTTTCTCATCTATGATCTTGAGGAGTCTCATCTTTGTGAGACTTTAAACCTTTGTGTCAGGTGGATCGCATATCTCGCATAATGAAGCTTCAGATATTTGACTGATAGCTATCTTTGCTTTTTTGCTTtgtccatttatttatttatttatttattttgtgtctTTTTCTATCTCCCCTTCACCTCCAACGGActtaatttgtatttaattaagtttcatcttattgttgttttgtttcgactagtttgcttctttgtttatgtggtttgtttgtttatgtcgTTTTGGTTTTGTActgtttttttcaataaatttatggttcatctacatttatcaaaaatatatacattattaatAATACTAGAGTTAcaactatttataaataatgcTAATTGAAAACAGATAAAACTATTTTCTAATGTATAAATATAGTACGAATTATAACACCTACAAATATTAactagtgatatatatatatatatatatatatatatatatatatatatgtaactagagaactaattaattaatgcatcccatttttgataatttatacattatt is a window of Dioscorea cayenensis subsp. rotundata cultivar TDr96_F1 chromosome 5, TDr96_F1_v2_PseudoChromosome.rev07_lg8_w22 25.fasta, whole genome shotgun sequence DNA encoding:
- the LOC120262024 gene encoding LOW QUALITY PROTEIN: ethylene-responsive transcription factor ERF022-like (The sequence of the model RefSeq protein was modified relative to this genomic sequence to represent the inferred CDS: inserted 1 base in 1 codon), with product MEKSVSYRGVRKRKWGKWVSEIREPGKKTRIWLGSFQSPEMAAAAYDVACYKLRGKEGLLNFPELVNEFPRPRSEEAEEIRVAAVEAAGMVGRWPEMVRRGSGSXAGFEEVESKGLGLRNLGLIHPKMWAELAEALLLAPPVVEVEMGWLILMMLSMINVFGLGALNFY